A single window of Streptomyces xanthii DNA harbors:
- the idi gene encoding isopentenyl-diphosphate Delta-isomerase encodes MPITPATAAHSSSNGTGEAILLELVDEDGRTIGTAEKLAAHQPPGQLHRAFSVFLFDEQGRLLLQQRALGKYHSPGVWSNTCCGHPYPGEAPFAAAARRTFEELGVSPSLMAEAGTVRYNHPDPESGLVEQEFNHLFVGMVQAPLAPDPEEVGATAFVTAAELAERHARDPFSAWFMTVLDAARPAVRELTGPSAGW; translated from the coding sequence ATGCCGATCACACCTGCCACCGCGGCGCACAGTTCGTCGAACGGCACCGGAGAAGCGATCTTGCTGGAACTCGTGGACGAGGACGGCAGGACGATCGGCACCGCGGAGAAGCTCGCGGCTCATCAGCCGCCGGGGCAGCTGCACCGCGCGTTCTCCGTGTTCCTCTTCGACGAGCAGGGCCGGCTGCTGCTGCAGCAGCGCGCGCTGGGCAAGTACCACTCCCCCGGCGTGTGGTCGAACACGTGCTGCGGGCACCCGTACCCAGGCGAGGCGCCGTTCGCGGCGGCGGCCCGGCGCACCTTCGAGGAACTGGGCGTCTCGCCGTCGCTGATGGCGGAGGCCGGCACCGTGCGCTACAACCACCCGGACCCGGAGTCGGGCCTGGTGGAGCAGGAGTTCAACCACCTGTTCGTCGGCATGGTGCAGGCGCCGCTCGCCCCGGATCCGGAGGAGGTCGGGGCCACCGCGTTCGTGACCGCCGCCGAGCTGGCCGAGCGGCACGCGCGGGACCCGTTCTCGGCGTGGTTCATGACCGTGCTCGACGCGGCCCGGCCCGCGGTGCGCGAGCTGACGGGCCCGTCGGCCGGCTGGTAG